One genomic segment of Gossypium arboreum isolate Shixiya-1 chromosome 3, ASM2569848v2, whole genome shotgun sequence includes these proteins:
- the LOC108475454 gene encoding protein THYLAKOID ASSEMBLY 8, chloroplastic, translated as MNRTIATSTPSAWFSTVINGSSLRLKLNPKAMVITMKDRSKNRKPLQKGRNLSIEAIQAVQSLKRANRNVSNTSLSELERVFDSKFRRLLKFDMVAVLRELLRQNECLLALKVFDDIRKEVWYKPRLLLYTDMISVLASNGLFKEVELIYSYLKAENSLDSDIVGFNALLNALISFKLTHLVMDCYGLMKAVDCEPDRSSFRILINGLESIGETGLSGLLSQDAQKIYGESLEFLEEEEEVSAIVTSRFGRTID; from the exons ATGAATCGAACGATTGCAACGTCAACTCCTTCAGCTTGGTTCTCTACTGTTATCAATGGCTCCTCGTTGCGACTCAAATTGAACCCTAAAGCCATGGTTATTACCATGAAAGACCGAAGCAAGAACCGGAAGCCGCTGCAGAAAGGCAGGAACCTTAGCATCGAAGCGATTCAAGCGGTGCAGTCGTTGAAGCGAGCCAACCGCAACGTTTCCAACACTTCGCTCTCGGAATTGGAGCGCGTCTTCGACTCCAAGTTCCGGCGATTATTGAAGTTCGATATGGTGGCCGTTCTCCGGGAACTCCTCCGTCAAAACGAATGCCTTTTGGCTCTCAAG GTGTTCGACGATATTCGAAAGGAGGTATGGTACAAGCCTCGGTTATTGTTATATACTGATATGATTTCCGTGCTTGCCAGCAATGGATTGTTTAAAGAGGTTGAGCTTATTTACTCGTATCTAAAGGCAGAAAACTCTTTAGATTCTGATATCGTGGGTTTCAATGCTCTATTGAATGCTTTGATTAGTTTTAAGCTCACTCACCTTGTGATGGATTGCTATGGCTTGATGAAAGCTGTGGATTGTGAACCCGATAGATCATCCTTTAGAATCCTCATAAATGGTTTGGAATCAATAGGGGAAACTGGGTTATCTGGGCTTTTAAGCCAAGATGCTCAGAAAATCTATGGTGAATCTTTGGAGTTCTTGGAGGAGGAAGAAGAGGTCTCAGCTATTGTAACTAGTCGATTTGGTCGGACAATTGATTGA